In Mugil cephalus isolate CIBA_MC_2020 chromosome 20, CIBA_Mcephalus_1.1, whole genome shotgun sequence, the following are encoded in one genomic region:
- the LOC124998430 gene encoding serine/threonine-protein kinase WNK4-like isoform X2, whose amino-acid sequence MSWPPDHDTAKKSGEEQDKANSIPHLVAMTTLKNSPADQPEACPDFSSESGEDAGAALSEANRVALPWRQREEEHDEVETRAVASSPDGRFLKFNIEIGRGSFKTVYRGLDTETTVEVAWCELQTHRLNKAERQRFNEEVEMLKALQHPNIVRFFDSWKATLKGHKCTILVTELMTSGTLKTYLRRFRQMKLKLLQRWSFQILKGLQFLHSRCPPILHRDLKCDNVFITGPTASVKIGDLGLATLKKASFAKSVIGTPEFMAPEMYEEKYDEAVDVYAFGMCILEMATSEYPYSECQNAAQIYRKVTNGVKPDSFSKVKVPELKEIIEGCIRTKSSERFTVQDLLDHRFFQEHAGVHVELAEEDDGAKAALKLWLRMDDNKKLHGKYKDNNAIEFLFELYKDVPEEVAQEMVVLGFVCEADYKVVAKEIRHRVTTIKRQREKQRRLLEEAANRQKEAIIEEEPDPAPQPPEPSNQKPATATNASAAGRLANQDSPPTWIQPTPTATITSSFRSSSSSLVDSGISSVSSRTEGDKDEEDDKTTKHTPYSSATSDCETDISVSSSGFEAPPSPVINPTPAPVAQEAPKPEAPPPVTRPHLKAPPLPVLRFPKSIAVSNNAERLPHVSHVSGFSSPADSYASDVTSGLSDGNDGQSDKGIQDAAKRAAAKHFRRRARARLRIIGVSDMVDRVVECQLQTHDSKMVTFKFDLDGDNPEDIASVMIHRDFILPLEREGFIVRMYDIIKRAEAMMHPLHLTDSDRLTHLTSSTAPNSQSNLSAQGLSRTLSSSSLPDIDDADPSPLKSVDFYVDAEATPPVRPLRSQSFNTSSTSSYQPPPSSLHYAHPDSLAHPPPHIPPSPQYRLQSNPYSTYTASFPNQSPASGLSRVQSHPSLPTSPSTAPPTPQWPPPGQPLFSLANVLSLAMSVAQSFMPPPGAPNPGFQPHQHPASHPFASPQVTLSPPISPSLNPKLHFPNHTPIHTSFSQHLPYPSPTPQTGSALDSQQVAMFDWTPETPQRNSPSQLKFSSAPPPGSETASAPSPISAPDYSRELSDSSTTSSSSSSPPHNRVSPPVSPSPRLSPILEAKKPPVLNIGRFQVTPSDDATGVRHEPRPLNQVTPTAHSPPPSRKNQSESNTGSSTEEQSESESSISTVKVSPSDRPLGYHDNSGGQRQSVEEGKKRSEEEVEERRRSGSRRLSVSLWEGSASGQSRSRSATYSSDESESENEDTWKEIHELRERHLVEVQNLQVSQKREIEELYWKMGKVPPPGIVPPAAMLNHRQRRLSKSGNYPPLRKNSLQRLEVLPPAGIMRKRSVSGGSSSGSQERPGKGVTFATEYSFM is encoded by the exons atgtcCTGGCCCCCCGACCATGACACCGCGAAAAAGTCTGGAGAAGAACAAGACAAGGCCAACTCCATCCCGCATCTCGTTGCCATGACAACACTGAAGAACAGCCCCGCTGACCAGCCAGAGGCCTGTCCGGACTTCAGCTCGGAGTCGGGGGAGGATGCGGGCGCGGCGCTGTCGGAGGCTAACAGGGTGGCGTTACCGTGgcgacagagggaggaggagcatgACGAGGTGGAGACGCGGGCGGTGGCCTCGTCTCCCGACGGGCGATTCCTCAAGTTCAACATCGAGATCGGGCGAGGGTCCTTCAAGACGGTTTACAGAGGCCTCGACACCGAGACCACGGTGGAGGTGGCCTGGTGTGAGCTGCAG ACCCACCGTCTGAACAAGGCAGAGCGGCAGCGTTTcaatgaggaggtggagatgctGAAAGCCCTTCAGCATCCCAACATCGTCCGATTCTTTGACTCCTGGAAAGCGACACTGAAGGGCCACAAATGTACCATCCTAGTGACGGAGCTCATGACGTCTGGGACACTTAAAAC TTACCTGCGCAGGTTCCGTCAGATGAAACTAAAGCTGCTGCAGCGCTGGAGCTTCCAGATCCTGAAGGGGCTTCAGTTCTTGCACTCGCGCTGCCCTCCCATCTTGCATCGAGATCTTAAGTGCGACAACGTCTTCATCACCGGACCCACCGCTTCCGTTAAGATCGGAGACCTGGGCCTCGCCACGCTCAAGAAGGCCTCGTTCGCCAAGAGTGTCATCG GGACTCCAGAGTTCATGGCTCCAGAGATGTATGAGGAGAAGTACGATGAGGCGGTGGATGTTTACGCCTTTGGTATGTGCATCCTGGAGATGGCGACCTCCGAGTATCCATACTCTGAGTGTCAGAACGCTGCCCAGATCTACCGCAAGGTCACCAAT GGAGTAAAACCAGACAGTTTTTCCAAAGTAAAAGTTCCTGAGCTGAAGGAGATCATCGAAGGCTGCATCCGAACCAAGAGCAGTGAGAG GTTCACGGTTCAGGACCTGCTGGACCACAGGTTCTTCCAGGAACACGCGGGCGTCCACGTGGAGCTGGCTGAGGAGGACGACGGTGCAAAGGCAGCGCTGAAGCTGTGGCTCCGGATGGATGATAACAAGAAGCTTCACGGCAAATACAAAGACAACAACGCCATTGAGTTCCTGTTCGAGTTGTACAAAGACGTCCCAGAGGAGGTGGCGCAGGAGATG GTGGTCCTGGGATTCGTGTGTGAGGCGGACTATAAGGTGGTTGCCAAGGAGATCAGACACCGAGTGACGACTATAAAGCGCCAACGAGAGAAACAGCGTCGCCTGCTAGAGGAGGCTGCCAACCGCCAGAAGGAAGCCATCATTGAGGAGGAGCCTGACCCCGCCCCCCAACCACCCGAACCATCCAATCAGAAACCTGCAACGGCCACAAACGCATCTGCTGCTGGAAGATTGGCCAATCAG GACTCACCCCCCACCTGGATACAGCCAACCCCCACGGCAACCATCACATCGTCGTTTCGGTCATCGAGCAGCAGCCTGGTGGATTCTGGCATCAGCAGCGTCTCCAGCAGGACAGAAGGAGAcaaagatgaggaagatgatAAGACCACCAAACACACACCCTACTCCTCTGCCACAT CCGACTGTGAGACGGACATCTCCGTCAGCTCCTCAGGTTTTGAAGCGCCACCTTCACCTGTCATAAACCCCACCCCTGCTCCCGTGGCTCAGGAAGCCCCTAAACCTGAGGCTCCTCCCCCTGTGACCCGACCTCATTTGAAAGCTCCACCCCTCCCAGTTCTGCGTTTCCCCAAG AGTATTGCTGTGTCCAACAATGCTGAGCGGCTGCCACATGTCTCACATGTTAGCGGCTTCTCTTCACCTGCtgacag CTACGCGTCTGATGTGACTTCAGGATTGAGTGATGGCAACGATGGCCAATCAGATAAGGGTATCCAGGATGCAGCTAAAAGGGCAGCAGCAAAGCATTTCAGGAGGAGAGCAAGGGCTCGTCTGAGAATCATTGGG GTGTCTGACATGGTGGATCGGGTGGTGGAGTGTCAACTGCAGACTCACGACAGTAAAATGGTGACGTTTAAGTTCGACCTGGATGGAGACAATCCCGAGGACATtgcgtcagtgatg ATCCACAGGGACTTCATCTTGCCGTTGGAACGGGAGGGATTTATCGTTCGCATGTATGACATCATCAAGAGGGCGGAGGCAATGATGCACCCACTACATCTGACTGACTCCGACAGGTTGACTCACTTGACCAGCTCCACAGCACCGAACTCCCAG TCGAACCTGTCAGCACAGGGCCTTTCCAGAACTCTGTCTTCGTCCTCATTACCAG ACATTGATGATGCGGACCCCTCCCCCTTGAAGTCAGTTGATTTCTACGTTGAtgctgaggccacgccccccgtTAGACCACTGAGGTCACAGTCCTTCAACACTTCATCAA CTTCCTCCTATCAGCCACCTCCATCATCTCTCCATTATGCCCATCCAGATTCTTTGGCACATCCCCCCCCTcacatccctccctctccccagTATCGCCTCCAGTCTAACCCCTACTCTACCTACACTGCCTCTTTCCCCAACCAAAGCCCCGCCTCTGGTCTCTCCCGAGTCCAGAGCCACCCCTCACTCCCTACTTCACCCTCCACAGCCCCTCCCACACCTCAATGGCCTCCCCCTGGCCaacctctcttttctctggccAATGTTCTCTCTTTGGCCATGAGTGTGGCCCAGTCCTTCATGCCCCCACCTGGAGCCCCCAACCCAGGCTTTCAGCCCCACCAGCACCCTGCATCTCACCCATTTGCCTCCCCTCAAGTCACCCTCTCTCCCCCCATATCTCCATCTTTAAATCCTAAACTCCATTTCCCAAACCATACACCTATACACACTTCCTTCTCCCAGCATCTGCCCTACCCCTCACCCACACCTCAGACAGGCTCTGCCCTGGACAGCCAACAGGTGGCAATGTTCGACTGGACTCCAGAAACTCCTCAG CGTAACAGTCCAAGCCAGTTGAAGTTCAGCTCAGCTCCACCTCCTG GTTCAGAGACTGCCTCTGCTCCCAGTCCCATCAGTGCTCCCGATTACAGCAGAGAGCTCTCtgactcctccaccacctcctcctcctcctcttcacctcctcacaACAGA GTGTCCCCCCCTGTCTCCCCATCACCCAGGCTGTCCCCCATACTGGAAG CAAAGAAACCTCCAGTCCTCAACATTGGTCGTTTCCAGGTGACGCCCTCCGATGATGCCACGGGCGTCCGTCATGAGCCACGCCCTCTAAACCAGGTCACGCCCACCGCCCACTCCCCGCCTCCCTCCAGGAAGAACCAGTCAGAGAGTAACACAGGAAGcagcacagaggagcagagtgaATCAGAGAGCAGCATCAGCACAGTGAAGGTCTCCCCATCTGATCGTCCCCTGGGTTACCACGACAACTCTGGGGGTCAGCGGCAGAGTGTtgaggaggggaagaagaggtcagaggaggaggtggaggagcggaggaggagcgggagccGCAGGCTGAGCGTCAGTCTGTGGGAGGGGTCAGCCAGCGGCCAATCACGGAGCCGCTCTGCGACCTACAGCTCTGACGAATCAGAGAGCGAAAATGAGGACACGTGGAAGGAGATTCATGAGCTTCGCGAAAG ACACCTGGTGGAGGTGCAGAACCTGCAAGTCAGTCAGAAGC
- the LOC124998430 gene encoding serine/threonine-protein kinase WNK4-like isoform X3, with protein MSWPPDHDTAKKSGEEQDKANSIPHLVAMTTLKNSPADQPEACPDFSSESGEDAGAALSEANRVALPWRQREEEHDEVETRAVASSPDGRFLKFNIEIGRGSFKTVYRGLDTETTVEVAWCELQTHRLNKAERQRFNEEVEMLKALQHPNIVRFFDSWKATLKGHKCTILVTELMTSGTLKTYLRRFRQMKLKLLQRWSFQILKGLQFLHSRCPPILHRDLKCDNVFITGPTASVKIGDLGLATLKKASFAKSVIGTPEFMAPEMYEEKYDEAVDVYAFGMCILEMATSEYPYSECQNAAQIYRKVTNGVKPDSFSKVKVPELKEIIEGCIRTKSSERFTVQDLLDHRFFQEHAGVHVELAEEDDGAKAALKLWLRMDDNKKLHGKYKDNNAIEFLFELYKDVPEEVAQEMVVLGFVCEADYKVVAKEIRHRVTTIKRQREKQRRLLEEAANRQKEAIIEEEPDPAPQPPEPSNQKPATATNASAAGRLANQQDSPPTWIQPTPTATITSSFRSSSSSLVDSGISSVSSRTEGDKDEEDDKTTKHTPYSSATSDCETDISVSSSGFEAPPSPVINPTPAPVAQEAPKPEAPPPVTRPHLKAPPLPVLRFPKSIAVSNNAERLPHVSHVSGFSSPADSYASDVTSGLSDGNDGQSDKGIQDAAKRAAAKHFRRRARARLRIIGVSDMVDRVVECQLQTHDSKMVTFKFDLDGDNPEDIASVMIHRDFILPLEREGFIVRMYDIIKRAEAMMHPLHLTDSDRLTHLTSSTAPNSQSNLSAQGLSRTLSSSSLPDIDDADPSPLKSVDFYVDAEATPPVRPLRSQSFNTSSTSSYQPPPSSLHYAHPDSLAHPPPHIPPSPQYRLQSNPYSTYTASFPNQSPASGLSRVQSHPSLPTSPSTAPPTPQWPPPGQPLFSLANVLSLAMSVAQSFMPPPGAPNPGFQPHQHPASHPFASPQVTLSPPISPSLNPKLHFPNHTPIHTSFSQHLPYPSPTPQTGSALDSQQVAMFDWTPETPQRNSPSQLKFSSAPPPETASAPSPISAPDYSRELSDSSTTSSSSSSPPHNRVSPPVSPSPRLSPILEAKKPPVLNIGRFQVTPSDDATGVRHEPRPLNQVTPTAHSPPPSRKNQSESNTGSSTEEQSESESSISTVKVSPSDRPLGYHDNSGGQRQSVEEGKKRSEEEVEERRRSGSRRLSVSLWEGSASGQSRSRSATYSSDESESENEDTWKEIHELRERHLVEVQNLQVSQKREIEELYWKMGKVPPPGIVPPAAMLNHRQRRLSKSGNYPPLRKNSLQRLEVLPPAGIMRKRSVSGGSSSGSQERPGKGVTFATEYSFM; from the exons atgtcCTGGCCCCCCGACCATGACACCGCGAAAAAGTCTGGAGAAGAACAAGACAAGGCCAACTCCATCCCGCATCTCGTTGCCATGACAACACTGAAGAACAGCCCCGCTGACCAGCCAGAGGCCTGTCCGGACTTCAGCTCGGAGTCGGGGGAGGATGCGGGCGCGGCGCTGTCGGAGGCTAACAGGGTGGCGTTACCGTGgcgacagagggaggaggagcatgACGAGGTGGAGACGCGGGCGGTGGCCTCGTCTCCCGACGGGCGATTCCTCAAGTTCAACATCGAGATCGGGCGAGGGTCCTTCAAGACGGTTTACAGAGGCCTCGACACCGAGACCACGGTGGAGGTGGCCTGGTGTGAGCTGCAG ACCCACCGTCTGAACAAGGCAGAGCGGCAGCGTTTcaatgaggaggtggagatgctGAAAGCCCTTCAGCATCCCAACATCGTCCGATTCTTTGACTCCTGGAAAGCGACACTGAAGGGCCACAAATGTACCATCCTAGTGACGGAGCTCATGACGTCTGGGACACTTAAAAC TTACCTGCGCAGGTTCCGTCAGATGAAACTAAAGCTGCTGCAGCGCTGGAGCTTCCAGATCCTGAAGGGGCTTCAGTTCTTGCACTCGCGCTGCCCTCCCATCTTGCATCGAGATCTTAAGTGCGACAACGTCTTCATCACCGGACCCACCGCTTCCGTTAAGATCGGAGACCTGGGCCTCGCCACGCTCAAGAAGGCCTCGTTCGCCAAGAGTGTCATCG GGACTCCAGAGTTCATGGCTCCAGAGATGTATGAGGAGAAGTACGATGAGGCGGTGGATGTTTACGCCTTTGGTATGTGCATCCTGGAGATGGCGACCTCCGAGTATCCATACTCTGAGTGTCAGAACGCTGCCCAGATCTACCGCAAGGTCACCAAT GGAGTAAAACCAGACAGTTTTTCCAAAGTAAAAGTTCCTGAGCTGAAGGAGATCATCGAAGGCTGCATCCGAACCAAGAGCAGTGAGAG GTTCACGGTTCAGGACCTGCTGGACCACAGGTTCTTCCAGGAACACGCGGGCGTCCACGTGGAGCTGGCTGAGGAGGACGACGGTGCAAAGGCAGCGCTGAAGCTGTGGCTCCGGATGGATGATAACAAGAAGCTTCACGGCAAATACAAAGACAACAACGCCATTGAGTTCCTGTTCGAGTTGTACAAAGACGTCCCAGAGGAGGTGGCGCAGGAGATG GTGGTCCTGGGATTCGTGTGTGAGGCGGACTATAAGGTGGTTGCCAAGGAGATCAGACACCGAGTGACGACTATAAAGCGCCAACGAGAGAAACAGCGTCGCCTGCTAGAGGAGGCTGCCAACCGCCAGAAGGAAGCCATCATTGAGGAGGAGCCTGACCCCGCCCCCCAACCACCCGAACCATCCAATCAGAAACCTGCAACGGCCACAAACGCATCTGCTGCTGGAAGATTGGCCAATCAG CAGGACTCACCCCCCACCTGGATACAGCCAACCCCCACGGCAACCATCACATCGTCGTTTCGGTCATCGAGCAGCAGCCTGGTGGATTCTGGCATCAGCAGCGTCTCCAGCAGGACAGAAGGAGAcaaagatgaggaagatgatAAGACCACCAAACACACACCCTACTCCTCTGCCACAT CCGACTGTGAGACGGACATCTCCGTCAGCTCCTCAGGTTTTGAAGCGCCACCTTCACCTGTCATAAACCCCACCCCTGCTCCCGTGGCTCAGGAAGCCCCTAAACCTGAGGCTCCTCCCCCTGTGACCCGACCTCATTTGAAAGCTCCACCCCTCCCAGTTCTGCGTTTCCCCAAG AGTATTGCTGTGTCCAACAATGCTGAGCGGCTGCCACATGTCTCACATGTTAGCGGCTTCTCTTCACCTGCtgacag CTACGCGTCTGATGTGACTTCAGGATTGAGTGATGGCAACGATGGCCAATCAGATAAGGGTATCCAGGATGCAGCTAAAAGGGCAGCAGCAAAGCATTTCAGGAGGAGAGCAAGGGCTCGTCTGAGAATCATTGGG GTGTCTGACATGGTGGATCGGGTGGTGGAGTGTCAACTGCAGACTCACGACAGTAAAATGGTGACGTTTAAGTTCGACCTGGATGGAGACAATCCCGAGGACATtgcgtcagtgatg ATCCACAGGGACTTCATCTTGCCGTTGGAACGGGAGGGATTTATCGTTCGCATGTATGACATCATCAAGAGGGCGGAGGCAATGATGCACCCACTACATCTGACTGACTCCGACAGGTTGACTCACTTGACCAGCTCCACAGCACCGAACTCCCAG TCGAACCTGTCAGCACAGGGCCTTTCCAGAACTCTGTCTTCGTCCTCATTACCAG ACATTGATGATGCGGACCCCTCCCCCTTGAAGTCAGTTGATTTCTACGTTGAtgctgaggccacgccccccgtTAGACCACTGAGGTCACAGTCCTTCAACACTTCATCAA CTTCCTCCTATCAGCCACCTCCATCATCTCTCCATTATGCCCATCCAGATTCTTTGGCACATCCCCCCCCTcacatccctccctctccccagTATCGCCTCCAGTCTAACCCCTACTCTACCTACACTGCCTCTTTCCCCAACCAAAGCCCCGCCTCTGGTCTCTCCCGAGTCCAGAGCCACCCCTCACTCCCTACTTCACCCTCCACAGCCCCTCCCACACCTCAATGGCCTCCCCCTGGCCaacctctcttttctctggccAATGTTCTCTCTTTGGCCATGAGTGTGGCCCAGTCCTTCATGCCCCCACCTGGAGCCCCCAACCCAGGCTTTCAGCCCCACCAGCACCCTGCATCTCACCCATTTGCCTCCCCTCAAGTCACCCTCTCTCCCCCCATATCTCCATCTTTAAATCCTAAACTCCATTTCCCAAACCATACACCTATACACACTTCCTTCTCCCAGCATCTGCCCTACCCCTCACCCACACCTCAGACAGGCTCTGCCCTGGACAGCCAACAGGTGGCAATGTTCGACTGGACTCCAGAAACTCCTCAG CGTAACAGTCCAAGCCAGTTGAAGTTCAGCTCAGCTCCACCTCCTG AGACTGCCTCTGCTCCCAGTCCCATCAGTGCTCCCGATTACAGCAGAGAGCTCTCtgactcctccaccacctcctcctcctcctcttcacctcctcacaACAGA GTGTCCCCCCCTGTCTCCCCATCACCCAGGCTGTCCCCCATACTGGAAG CAAAGAAACCTCCAGTCCTCAACATTGGTCGTTTCCAGGTGACGCCCTCCGATGATGCCACGGGCGTCCGTCATGAGCCACGCCCTCTAAACCAGGTCACGCCCACCGCCCACTCCCCGCCTCCCTCCAGGAAGAACCAGTCAGAGAGTAACACAGGAAGcagcacagaggagcagagtgaATCAGAGAGCAGCATCAGCACAGTGAAGGTCTCCCCATCTGATCGTCCCCTGGGTTACCACGACAACTCTGGGGGTCAGCGGCAGAGTGTtgaggaggggaagaagaggtcagaggaggaggtggaggagcggaggaggagcgggagccGCAGGCTGAGCGTCAGTCTGTGGGAGGGGTCAGCCAGCGGCCAATCACGGAGCCGCTCTGCGACCTACAGCTCTGACGAATCAGAGAGCGAAAATGAGGACACGTGGAAGGAGATTCATGAGCTTCGCGAAAG ACACCTGGTGGAGGTGCAGAACCTGCAAGTCAGTCAGAAGC